A single region of the Nocardioides ochotonae genome encodes:
- a CDS encoding MsnO8 family LLM class oxidoreductase produces the protein MRLSLLDRSRTRVGHPDAEALHATVARAEHAELIGYERFWVAEHHGVRGIASGAPAVLLAAVGARTSRIRIGSGGVMLPLHQPLVVAEQFLVLDALHPGRVDLGLGRSLGFTAPVRRALRRDLDVPDTFAEDLAQLRGYLEGSAEVTARPATRGRVPMHVLATGRGIDVAARLGLPVVVGGPVLDAEELPDLLAGYRRQFHPHLGSTPWVTVSLDVLVAADDATARELALPEAWAMALARRDGEFPPLEPVADIHAATWPDQVRRRVEASLDRVVLGSPATVRRRLERLAEHTGADELMSSASTYDRDALLVSDRMLRDLVG, from the coding sequence GTGAGGCTCTCCCTGCTCGACCGCTCCCGGACCCGCGTCGGCCACCCCGACGCGGAGGCGCTGCACGCGACGGTGGCGCGCGCCGAGCACGCCGAGCTGATCGGCTACGAGCGGTTCTGGGTGGCCGAGCACCACGGCGTCCGCGGCATCGCCTCGGGCGCGCCCGCGGTGCTGCTGGCCGCGGTCGGGGCCCGCACCTCGCGGATCCGGATCGGCTCGGGAGGCGTGATGCTCCCGCTGCACCAGCCGCTGGTGGTCGCCGAGCAGTTCCTGGTGCTCGACGCGCTGCACCCCGGGCGGGTGGACCTCGGCCTGGGCCGCTCCCTCGGGTTCACCGCACCCGTACGCCGCGCGCTGCGCCGCGACCTCGACGTGCCCGACACCTTCGCCGAGGACCTGGCACAGCTGCGCGGCTACCTCGAGGGCAGCGCCGAGGTGACCGCACGCCCCGCGACCCGCGGCCGGGTGCCGATGCACGTGCTGGCCACCGGCCGCGGCATCGACGTGGCCGCGCGGCTCGGCCTGCCGGTGGTGGTCGGCGGACCGGTCCTCGACGCCGAGGAGCTCCCCGACCTGCTGGCCGGCTACCGGCGGCAGTTCCATCCGCACCTGGGCAGCACCCCGTGGGTGACGGTCTCCCTCGACGTGCTCGTCGCCGCCGACGACGCCACGGCCCGCGAGCTCGCGCTCCCGGAGGCATGGGCGATGGCGCTGGCGCGCCGCGACGGCGAGTTCCCGCCGCTGGAGCCGGTGGCCGACATCCACGCGGCGACCTGGCCCGACCAGGTGCGCCGCCGCGTCGAGGCCTCGCTGGACCGCGTCGTGCTCGGCAGCCCCGCGACCGTGCGCCGGCGCCTTGAGCGGCTCGCCGAGCACACCGGCGCCGACGAGCTGATGTCCAGCGCCTCGACGTACGACCGCGACGCCCTGCTCGTCTCCGACCGGATGCTGCGCGACCTGGTGGGCTGA
- a CDS encoding class I adenylate-forming enzyme family protein: protein MTTDLQAHAMRVIADLTGPGGRFELVEEEVLGTTLRVHAHRDRSLRALLEQSVEHGERDYLVTMESRLSYAEHAEQVTALAHALREEYDVQPGDRVAIASANNPGWVLAFWATVSIGAVAVAYNAWWTERELAYGLGHTRPKVLVADQRRAALVTPTDGLTVLSIEEDLPRLVDEHRGSALPEATIAEDDPAVIIYTSGTSGRPKGAVHTHRNLLAVVEYHRYNDALLAGFGDPTDPRDRNHLLVMPLFHIGSLHNLVVTRLATGSKISMHLGGFDVDAIMRLIERERVTNWGAVPTMAKRLLEHGDLGRYDTSSLTAFALASAPSTPQFKDQLRAELPFAASLADSYGLTESCTALAVATPIDLEQAPGTLGRPIIGVELEVRDPMGNALPPGVEGEICSRSVYNMLGYWEDPEATAAAIGPDRWLHTGDLGQLDEQGRVRLSTRRSDLIIRGGENVYPAEVEGVVMEHPDVAEVLVMGIDHDDLGQEVAAVVVRRSKDVDAEVLEQQLREHAAASLAYFKVPSHWRITDQALPRNATGKVVRARVQV from the coding sequence CACGCGCACCGCGACCGCTCGCTGCGGGCCCTGCTCGAGCAGTCGGTCGAGCACGGGGAGCGCGACTACCTCGTGACCATGGAGTCGCGACTGTCCTATGCCGAGCACGCCGAGCAGGTCACGGCCCTGGCGCACGCGCTGCGCGAGGAGTACGACGTGCAGCCCGGCGACCGGGTGGCGATCGCCTCGGCGAACAACCCCGGCTGGGTCCTCGCCTTCTGGGCGACGGTCTCGATCGGTGCCGTGGCAGTCGCCTACAACGCCTGGTGGACCGAGCGCGAGCTCGCCTACGGCCTGGGCCACACCCGGCCCAAGGTGCTCGTCGCGGACCAGCGCCGCGCGGCGCTGGTGACCCCCACCGACGGGCTCACCGTGCTCAGCATCGAGGAGGACCTGCCGCGGCTGGTGGACGAGCACCGGGGCAGCGCCCTGCCCGAGGCCACCATCGCCGAGGACGACCCGGCGGTGATCATCTACACCTCCGGCACGTCGGGGCGGCCCAAGGGCGCCGTGCACACCCACCGCAACCTGCTGGCCGTCGTGGAGTACCACCGTTACAACGACGCGCTGCTCGCCGGGTTCGGCGACCCGACCGACCCCCGCGACCGCAACCACCTGCTGGTGATGCCGCTGTTCCACATCGGCAGCCTGCACAACCTGGTGGTCACCCGGCTCGCGACCGGCTCCAAGATCAGCATGCACCTCGGTGGCTTCGACGTGGACGCCATCATGCGGCTGATCGAGCGCGAGCGCGTGACCAACTGGGGAGCGGTGCCGACGATGGCCAAGCGGCTGCTCGAGCACGGCGACCTGGGTCGCTACGACACCTCCTCGCTGACCGCCTTCGCGCTGGCCTCGGCACCCTCCACCCCGCAGTTCAAGGACCAGCTGCGCGCCGAGCTGCCGTTCGCCGCGTCGCTGGCCGACAGCTACGGCCTCACCGAGTCGTGCACCGCCCTCGCCGTGGCCACCCCGATCGACCTCGAGCAGGCCCCGGGCACCCTCGGCCGGCCGATCATCGGCGTCGAGCTGGAGGTGCGGGACCCGATGGGCAACGCGCTGCCGCCCGGCGTCGAGGGCGAGATCTGCTCGCGCAGCGTCTACAACATGCTCGGCTACTGGGAGGACCCCGAGGCCACCGCTGCCGCGATCGGTCCGGACCGCTGGCTGCACACCGGCGACCTCGGCCAGCTCGACGAGCAGGGCCGGGTGCGCCTGTCCACGCGACGCTCGGACCTGATCATCCGCGGCGGCGAGAACGTCTACCCCGCCGAGGTGGAGGGCGTGGTGATGGAGCACCCCGACGTCGCCGAGGTCCTCGTCATGGGCATCGACCACGACGACCTGGGCCAGGAGGTCGCCGCGGTCGTCGTCCGACGCAGCAAGGACGTCGACGCGGAGGTCCTCGAGCAGCAGCTGCGCGAGCACGCCGCCGCCTCGCTGGCCTACTTCAAGGTCCCCAGCCACTGGCGCATCACCGACCAGGCCCTGCCCCGCAACGCCACCGGCAAGGTCGTCCGGGCGCGCGTGCAGGTCTGA